A window from Chrysiogenia bacterium encodes these proteins:
- the eno gene encoding phosphopyruvate hydratase, producing the protein MSQISDVRARQILDSRGNPTIEVDVILESGALGRAAVPSGASTGTREAIELRDGGDAYLGKGVLKAVSNVTEVIGPQIVGLDAEDQAAVDREMIAADGTDNKGKLGANAILGVSMATARAQANELGISLFRYLGGAQAHLLPVPLMNVINGGAHADNNLSIQEFMIVPAGAKSFSEALRMGAETFHALKKLLAAEKLATSVGDEGGFAPNLEDDEIALDWLTKAVEKAGYKPGEDIFFALDCAASEFHKDGKYDVHGRSLSSAEVVDYYAKLVGKYPIVSIEDGLDESDWDGWKTQTDVLGGKCQLVGDDLFVTNAKILAEGISKGIANSILIKVNQIGSVTETFEAMRLAASAGYANVVSHRSGETEDAFIADLAVATGAGQIKTGSASRSDRMAKYNQLLRIEEELGAAALYAGAQCLKRWGR; encoded by the coding sequence ATGAGCCAGATCAGTGACGTGCGCGCCCGCCAGATTCTCGATTCCCGTGGGAACCCGACCATTGAGGTCGACGTGATCCTGGAGAGCGGCGCGCTGGGCCGCGCAGCGGTGCCCTCTGGCGCCAGCACGGGTACCCGCGAGGCCATTGAGCTGCGCGACGGCGGCGATGCCTACCTGGGCAAGGGCGTGCTCAAGGCCGTGAGCAACGTGACCGAGGTGATCGGGCCCCAGATCGTGGGTCTCGACGCCGAGGACCAGGCCGCAGTGGACCGCGAGATGATCGCCGCCGACGGCACCGACAACAAGGGCAAGCTCGGCGCCAACGCGATTCTGGGCGTCTCCATGGCGACCGCCCGCGCGCAGGCCAACGAGCTGGGCATCTCCCTGTTCCGCTACCTTGGCGGCGCGCAGGCCCACCTGCTCCCGGTGCCGCTCATGAACGTGATCAACGGCGGCGCCCACGCCGACAACAATCTTTCCATTCAGGAATTCATGATCGTCCCGGCCGGTGCAAAGAGCTTCTCCGAGGCGCTTCGCATGGGCGCCGAGACCTTCCACGCGCTCAAGAAACTGCTGGCCGCCGAAAAGCTGGCCACCAGCGTGGGCGACGAGGGCGGCTTTGCCCCCAACCTCGAAGACGACGAGATCGCGCTCGACTGGCTCACCAAGGCCGTCGAGAAGGCCGGTTACAAGCCCGGCGAGGACATCTTCTTTGCCCTCGACTGCGCCGCCAGCGAGTTCCACAAGGACGGCAAGTACGACGTGCACGGCCGCAGCCTCTCGAGCGCCGAGGTGGTCGACTACTATGCAAAGCTTGTGGGCAAGTATCCCATCGTGAGCATCGAGGACGGGCTGGACGAGAGCGACTGGGACGGCTGGAAGACGCAGACCGACGTGCTCGGCGGCAAATGCCAGCTCGTTGGCGACGATCTCTTTGTGACCAACGCAAAGATCCTGGCCGAGGGCATTTCAAAGGGAATCGCGAACTCGATCCTCATTAAAGTGAACCAGATCGGCAGCGTGACCGAGACCTTCGAGGCCATGCGCCTTGCCGCCAGCGCAGGATACGCCAACGTGGTCTCCCATCGCTCCGGGGAGACAGAGGACGCCTTCATCGCCGACCTGGCCGTCGCCACCGGCGCGGGGCAGATCAAGACCGGCTCGGCCTCGCGCTCGGACCGCATGGCCAAGTACAACCAGCTCCTTCGCATCGAGGAAGAACTCGGCGCTGCCGCCCTCTACGCCGGCGCGCAGTGCCTGAAGCGCTGGGGGCGCTGA